A genomic region of Caenorhabditis elegans chromosome V contains the following coding sequences:
- the Y32F6B.9 gene encoding uncharacterized protein (Confirmed by transcript evidence) encodes MKTTPLEEKKKRTKVTVHS; translated from the coding sequence TTGAAGACAACGCCTctggaagagaagaagaaacgAACGAAGGTGACTGTTCACTCGTAA
- the crp-1 gene encoding Cdc-42 Related Protein (Product from WormBase gene class crp;~Confirmed by transcript evidence), with product MENKLKLVVVGDTYTGKTSLLVAYTKKQFLDNYTTTVFDNWAVSVHIDNKNYAVNLFDTAGQGNYEQIRCLSYPHANVFLVCFSMIDRKTLESCRSTWIPEIRKYAGDNVPIMLVGTKNDLVDDADSRNTVTEDYAKRVAHEIGCHKFYSCSALTHKGLKRVFDESFLAAVGVKLEEETPNPCCTIL from the exons ATGgagaacaaattgaaattggtAGTCGTGGGGGATACCTATACTGGTAAAACAAG TCTTCTTGTCGCTTAcacgaaaaaacaatttctggaTAACTACACAACTACTGTATTTGATAACTGGGCTGTTTCAGTTCATATTGACAATAAGAACTATGCTGTCAATTTATTTGATACTGCTGGACAG GGAAACTATGAACAAATTCGATGTCTGAGTTATCCACATGCAAATGTCTTtcttgtttgtttttcaatgattGACAGGAAAACGTTAGAATCGTGCAGAAGTACGTGGATACCTGAAATTCGGAAATATGCTGGTGATAATGTTCCTATAATGTTAGTTGGGACAAAAAATGACCTCGTGGATGACGCTGATTCTCGGAATACAGTGACAGAAGATTATGCTAAAAGAGTCGCTCATGAG ATCGGTTGTCACAAATTCTATTCATGTTCTGCGCTGACGCACAAAGGCTTAAAACGTGTATTTGATGAAAGCTTCCTGGCTGCTGTAGGTGTAAAATTAGAAGAAGAAACCCCAAATCCTTGTTGTACAATACTTTGA
- the Y32F6B.1 gene encoding Solute carrier organic anion transporter family member (Confirmed by transcript evidence), which produces MAMSKITWFFIVFGTVYFLESIGGFYMTSAVVFIEKQFQIPSRLSGTMVSAGDFAYIPVVIFTSYFGGKGNRARWIGAGCILIAIANFMIASSNFLFPVEQANVTTHIPSALAHQIDRDIVNGDVNSTEHLWLEQIHPLIDPKNQVVMNYEGDEKSDLLQKYVEYCHYHKGSEICKNLEKYIAEKFPITDAKMSNVRAMVALPYGFCHSMLNFVRAQHYACKKDQSTLGPFMMIFGGLLVLGVGRTMPFSLGLPLMDDNVKKQNLPLYFSFMFFVKILGPVIGLLVGGQLNKLYVDFNPPQGLTPLDPMWIGCWWLGFLIFGTLLFGPSLVLYFFPSDDLDINAPEEFDDDGKVKPRKRLNLVDRHIKKDEQGNALMPETIMDKINDFKATIANLVKNKIFVGAMFGRIIDVLAFKGYFVFQAKYLELQFGVPQYRIQRYIASTGIVGFACGVILGSLSMKFLKLQGRKAAAWVAVCSLVAALISFANGTVGCKSVIGQIGDQIKINGPVFDGCRDDCMCEQTPLYPVCDVSGSAYYSPCHAGCAMGWKNYSIFDNTKATVDTLIFENCACVDNKVKEVSRSYCRTEECEERFGRFFMHQAFGAVFGGLGVVPGMLIVLRAVPPEHRSVSLGFNGFLVSLLATLPSPIIWGKIIDMSCLLWKKSCDSSGSCSVYDTDELRVRLHVIYGCLRIFSLISDVWVWYWARGLKLIEEETPEDKDKKEEETEKLHSKRKESLRDAAEKVEKTAYELDQLIDQRGS; this is translated from the exons ATGGCTATGTCTAAAATAACATggttttttatagtttttggaACGGTTTATTTTCTGGAATCAATCGGAGGATTTTATATGACTag TGCTGTGGTATTCatcgaaaaacaatttcaaattccatctCGTTTAAGTGGAACAATGGTTTCTGCTGGAGATTTTGCATACATCCCAGTTGTTATTTTTACAAGTTATTTTGGTGGAAAAGGAAATCGTGCAAGATGGATTGGTGCTGGATGTATTCTGATTGCAATTGCTAATTTCATGATTGCCagcagtaattttttattcccaGTTGAACAAGCCAATGTGACAACTCACATTCCAAGTGCATTAGCTCATCAAATTGATAGAGATATAGTGAATGGAGATGTAAATAGCACAGAGCATTTGTGGTTGGAACAGATTCATCCATTGATTGATCCTAAAAATCAAGTTGTAATGAACTAT GAAGGTGATGAAAAATCCGATTTGTTACAAAAGTACGTAGAATATTGTCACTACCACAAGGGATCTGAAATCTGCAagaatcttgaaaaatatatagccGAAAAGTTTCCAATAACCGatgcaaaaatgtcaaatgtTCGAGCAATGGTTGCGCTTCCATATGGATTTTGTCATTCCATGCTTAATTTCGTCCGAGCTCAGCACTATGCATGCAAGAAAGATCAATCAACTCTTGGACCATTCATGATGATTTTCGGAGGACTTTTGGTACTTGGAGTTGGAAGAACAATGCCATTTTCTCTTGGATTACCATTAATGGACGACAAtgtcaaaaaacaaaatctgcCATTATACTTTT CGTTCATGTTCTTTGTGAAAATCCTTGGTCCGGTTATTGGACTTCTAGTTGGTGGGCAGTTGAACAAGTTATACGTTGATTTTAATC ctccacAAGGACTTACACCACTTGACCCAATGTGGATTGGTTGCTGGTGGCtgggatttttaatttttggaactcTTCTTTTTGGGCCATCCTTGGTTCTTTACTTCTTCCCATCTGATGATCTTGATATTAACGCTCCAGAAGAGTTTGATGATGA TGGAAAAGTAAAACCAAGAAAACGGTTAAATCTTGTGGATCGTCATATCAAAAAGGATGAACAGGGAAATGCTCTGATGCCTGAAACTATAATGGATAAAATCAATGATTTTAAAGCAACAATTGCTAAtcttgtgaaaaacaaaatatttgtggGGGCCATGTTTGGAAGAATCATTGATGTACTTGCATTCAAAGGAtatttcgtttttcaagcAAAGTATTTGGAACTACAGTTTGGTGTTCCTCAATACAGAATTCAAAGGTACATTGCAAGTACTGGAATTGTTGGTTTTGCCTGTGGAGTTATCCTTGGTAGTTTATCGATGAAGTTTTTGAAGCTACAAGGAAGAAAAGCTGCTGCTTGGGTTGCAG tatgtAGTCTGGTTGCTGCTCTCATTTCATTTGCGAATGGTACCGTCGGATGTAAATCTGTAATTGGACAAATTGGTgatcaaatcaaaattaatgGGCCAGTATTTGATGGATGTAGAGATGATTGTATGTGTGAGCAAACTCCGTTGTATCCTGTATGTGATGTGAG tgGAAGTGCATATTATTCCCCTTGTCATGCTGGCTGTGCAATGGGTTGGAAGAACTACAGTATCTTTGATAATACAAAAGCCACAGTTGAtacattgatttttgaaaactgtgcATGTGTTGATAATAAGGTCAAAGAAGTCAGCAGATCATATTGTAGAACTg AGGAATGTGAAGAAAGATTTGGTCGCTTCTTTATGCATCAAGCATTTGGCGCAGTTTTTGGAGGACTAGGTGTGGTGCCTGGAATGTTGATTGTATTGAGAGCAGTACCACCGGAGCATCGTAGTGTCTCATTAGGTTTCAACGGATTTTTGGTCAGTCTTTTGGCAACGCTACCGTCTCCAATCATCTGGGGAAAAATAATAGATATGTCGTGTcttctttggaaaaaatcgtgcGATTCATCAGGATCATGCTCTGTTTACGACACTGATGAGTTAAGAGTCAG ACTGCACGTCATTTATGGATGCCTTCGAATTTTCTCACTCATCTCGGATGTTTGGGTCTGGTACTGGGCTCGAGGGCTGAAACTAATCGAAGAAGAAACTCCAGAAGataaagataaaaaagaagaagaaacagaGAAGTTACATTCAAAACGTAAAGAAAGTCTTCGAGATGCGgctgaaaaagtggaaaaaactgCATACGAACTTGACCAGCTGATTGATCAACGAGGatcttaa
- the ncx-5 gene encoding Sodium/calcium exchanger membrane region domain-containing protein (Confirmed by transcript evidence), whose protein sequence is MHSFHRRAALTGADRKLRTQIAILLLSGSLFFLIVLLPLVKNDVPADVSIENEISKRHRRSVEYEFDDCRPRIQTTSNANSSQFPADIFSLQTRRRGGVIVHIGLLIYMFVALAVVCDEFFVPSLSVITEVLAISDDVAGATFMAAGGSAPEFFTSLFGVFVAQDNVGVGTIVGSATFNILCVLAFCTLFSRQVLHLTWWPLFRDMSFYTLSLFLLLIFFGDEVIEWQEALVMFSMYIAYGFFMKFNGFLELKTKQFLFRKVGIGSEIAPETIVDAAAGCTPRSPHSLGAQGPRRSFPMIHGGQEVRKSIAQLVIGDEDDTSSSSSSSSSERSNKIKPVSNGVPEIRQNGRTIMVKPANDPDAKFNNQNSIKTVITPIDFGDDHTIVINNNNNGKRKNGNNGTYLTPVEAINPSNGHLELAQTNGNPVPPIALDNLSIASSTAEKPLDLSWPEANHKKLIYLFLAPITFPLAYTLPDVRKPSLRKFFAITFIGAILWIAAYSYLMVWWANTIGETFGIPTEIMGLTILAAGTSIPDLITSVIVARKGLGDMAVSSSIGSNLFDVCVGLPIPWLIHFAIGVFKSEPTQNISVTSNGLVCSLGLLFAMLIVLLTCVAISRWKMDKFFGLLMIFSYCGFCMLCILLETGHLKCPLRNSC, encoded by the exons ATGCACAGCTTTCATCGTCGAGCTGCGCTCACTGGAGCAGACCGAAAATTAAGAACTCAAATTGCTATTCTACTTCTCTCTGGATCATTATTCTTCTTAATTGTACTACTTCCTTTGGTTAAAAATG ATGTTCCCGCCGatgtttcaattgaaaatgaaatttcgaaacGACATCGACGATCAGTTGAGTATGAGTTTGATGACTGTCGTCCCCGTATTCAAACAA cttcaaatgcgaattcttctcaatttcctGCAGATATATTTTCCCTCCAAACACGTCGAAGAGGAGGTGTTATTGTACATATTGGTCTGTTGATCTACATGTTCGTAGCACTGGCAGTAGTTTGCGATGAGTTTTTTGTACCGTCTTTGTCAGTTATTACGGAAGTT CTAGCAATTTCTGACGATGTGGCTGGAGCTACATTCATGGCAGCTGGTGGGTCGGCtcctgaatttttcacttCACTTTTTGGTGTATTTGTTGCACAAGATAATGTTGGTGTTGGAACAATAGTAG GATCAGCaacattcaatattttatgCGTTCTTGCATTTTGTACCTTATTCTCTCGTCAGGTACTTCATTTAACCTGGTGGCCTCTATTTCGTGACATGTCATTTTATACGTTATCATTATTTCTTTTATTAATATTCTTCGGTGATGAAGTGATTGAATGGCAAGAA gcgtTGGTCATGTTTTCAATGTACATTGCATATGGCTTCTTTATGAAATTCAATGGATTTTTGGAGTTGAAAACGAAACAATTTCTATTTCGCAAAGTCGGGATTGGAAGTGAAATTGCACCAGAAACAATTGTAGATGCTGCAGCTGGATGCACACCAAGGAGTCCTCATAGTTTAGGTGCTCAAGGACCTCGAAGGAGTTTTCCTATGATTCATGGAGGTCAAGAAGTTAGAAAAAGCATTGCACAGTTAGTAATCGGAGACGAAGATGATACTTCTTCAtcgtcatcttcatcatcgtcCGAGAGatcgaataaaataaaaccagTGTCAAATGGAGTCCCAGAAATTAGACAAAATGGAAGAACAATTATGGTGAAACCAGCAAACGATCCAGatgcaaaatttaataatcaaA ATAGCATCAAAACAGTAATAACTCCAATAGACTTTGGCGATGATCACACCATTGTAAtaaataataacaataatggtaaacggaaaaatggaaacaatGGGACATATCTTACCCCTGTGGAGGCAATTAATCCTTCCAACGGACATTTAGAGTTAGCACAAACCAATGGAAATCCCGTTCCACCAATTGCCCTTGATAAT CTCTCAATTGCTTCTTCAACTGCTGAAAAGCCTCTCGATCTTTCATGGCCTGAAGCAAATCACAAGAAGTTAATTTACCTATTCCTTGCACCAATTACATTTCCACTGGCATACACACTTCCAGATGTTAGGAAACCG agtcttagaaagttttttgcaataaCGTTCATTGGAGCAATTCTTTGGATTGCTGCGTATTCATACCTAATGGTTTGGTGGGCAAATACAATCGGCGAAACATTTGGAATCCCAACTGAAATTATGGGATTAACTATTCTGGCAGCAGGAACAAGTATCCCAGATCTTATAACAAGTGTTATTGTTGCCAGAAAAGGTCTCGGTGACATGGCAGTCTCCTCATCGATTGGATCAAATCTATTTGATGTTTGTGTTGGACTTCCGATTCCTTGGCTCATTCATTTTGCAATCGGAGTCTTCAAATCCGAACCAACACAAAACa tatCAGTAACATCGAATGGGCTTGTTTGTTCACTTGGTCTGCTCTTCGCAATGTTAATTGTCCTTCTCACATGTGTTGCCATTTCAAGATGGAAAATGGACAAATTCTTCGGACTTTTGATGATATTCTCATACTGTGGTTTTTGTATGCTTTGTATTTTACTCGAAACAGGACACTTAAAGTGTCCACTCCGAAATAGTTGTTAA
- the aqp-5 gene encoding AQuaPorin or aquaglyceroporin related (Product from WormBase gene class aqp;~Confirmed by transcript evidence): MTLPQQNNAVPVGQRRKSFISSIQGAMSMNSQKTSTVRPYNLISRCYAEFLGTFIFIFSGTMQANVYDISQPVGLTHAALTHGLATIVVIAVFGKISGGHFNPVVSWAMVLCQKLHPFELPFYMFSQFFGGFAGNLLSACLQRKRDFLNWEDYSSIRYPLPTASIEYGYDKVHNSTLEKTILLTTQLAATTSGITHLGENHEWWEGLISETITTYFFVTVILMNVVNNEPSEATPFIIGMMVIVNIFATASITGTAMNPVRALSPNIVGEIVLSSSSLPPNFWTYHYIYWAGPYLGSTIAVIGFKLLLSKTDRLIP; this comes from the exons ATGACTCTTCCGCAACAAAATAATGCTGTTCCAGTTGGT CAACGTcgtaaaagttttatttcgTCGATTCAAGGTGCCATGAGCATGAACAGTCAGAAGACAAGCACTGTGAGACCTTACAATTTGATCAGTAGATGCTATGCTGAATTCCTtggaacatttatttttatttttagcg GTACAATGCAAGCAAACGTGTATGACATCAGTCAACCAGTAGGTCTAACCCATGCAGCATTAACACACGGTCTTGCAACAATTGTTGTGATTgcggtttttggaaaaatcagtGGAGGGCATTTCAATCCAGTTGTTTCATGGGCAATGGTTCTTTGTCAGAAATTACATCCATTTGAACTTCCATTCTACAtgttctctcaatttttcggaGGATTCGCTGGAAATCTTCTGAGTGCATGTTTGCAGAGAAAGagagattttctgaattggGAAGACTATTCCAGCATTCGATATCCTCTTCCAACAGCAAGTATTGAGTATGGATATGATAAAGTTCACAATTCTACCcttgaaaaaactattttgttgACAACACAACTAGCTGCAACAACATCAGGAATAACTCATCTTGGAGAAAATCATGAATGGTGGGAAGGATTAATAAGTGAAACAATCACAACTTATTTCTTTGTTACGGTTATTCTGATGAATGTAGTAAACAATGAACCG agtGAAGCTACTCCTTTTATCATTGGAATGATGGTTATCGTTAACATTTTTGCAAC TGCTTCAATAACTGGTACAGCTATGAATCCAGTTCGTGCTCTGTCTCCAAACATCGTGGGTGAAATTGTTCTCTCTTCTTCCTCACTACCACCAAACTTCTGGACATACCACTACATATATTGGGCAGGACCCTACCTTGGCTCTACCATTGCTGTTATTGGATTCAAGCTACTTCTCTCAAAAACTGATCGTCTGATTCCTTAA